One part of the Arabidopsis thaliana chromosome 1 sequence genome encodes these proteins:
- the CalS7 gene encoding glucan synthase-like 7 (glucan synthase-like 7 (GSL07); FUNCTIONS IN: transferase activity, transferring glycosyl groups, 1,3-beta-glucan synthase activity; INVOLVED IN: 1,3-beta-glucan biosynthetic process; LOCATED IN: 1,3-beta-glucan synthase complex, membrane; EXPRESSED IN: 20 plant structures; EXPRESSED DURING: 13 growth stages; CONTAINS InterPro DOMAIN/s: Glycosyl transferase, family 48 (InterPro:IPR003440); BEST Arabidopsis thaliana protein match is: glucan synthase-like 11 (TAIR:AT3G59100.1); Has 1279 Blast hits to 924 proteins in 155 species: Archae - 0; Bacteria - 2; Metazoa - 9; Fungi - 711; Plants - 489; Viruses - 0; Other Eukaryotes - 68 (source: NCBI BLink).): MASTSSGGRGEDGRPPQMQPVRSMSRKMTRAGTMMIEHPNEDERPIDSELVPSSLASIAPILRVANDIDQDNARVAYLCRFHAFEKAHRMDPTSSGRGVRQFKTYLLHKLEEEEEITEHMLAKSDPREIQLYYQTFYENNIQDGEGKKTPEEMAKLYQIATVLYDVLKTVVPQARIDDKTLRYAKEVERKKEQYEHYNILPLYALGAKTAVMELPEIKAAILAVCNVDNLPRPRFHSASANLDEVDRERGRSFNDILEWLALVFGFQRGNVANQREHLILLLANIDVRKRDLENYVEIKPSTVRKLMEKYFKNYNSWCKYLRCDSYLRFPAGCDKQQLSLLYIGLYLLIWGEASNVRFMPECLCYIFHNMANEVHGILFGNVYPVTGDTYEAGAPDEEAFLRNVITPIYQVLRKEVRRNKNGKASHSKWRNYDDLNEYFWDKRCFRLKWPMNFKADFFIHTDEISQVPNQRHDQVSHGKRKPKTNFVEARTFWNLYRSFDRMWMFLVLSLQTMIIVAWHPSGSILAIFTEDVFRNVLTIFITSAFLNLLQATLDLVLSFGAWKSLKFSQIMRYITKFLMAAMWAIMLPITYSKSVQNPTGLIKFFSSWVGSWLHRSLYDYAIALYVLPNILAAVFFLLPPLRRIMERSNMRIVTLIMWWAQPKLYIGRGMHEEMFALFKYTFFWVMLLLSKLAFSYYVEILPLVNPTKLIWDMHVVNYEWHEFFPNATHNIGVIIAIWGPIVLVYFMDTQIWYAIFSTLFGGIYGAFSHLGEIRTLGMLRSRFKVVPSAFCSKLTPLPLGHAKRKHLDETVDEKDIARFSQMWNKFIHTMRDEDLISDRERDLLLVPSSSGDVTVVQWPPFLLASKIPIALDMAKDFKGKEDVDLFKKIKSEYYMHYAVVEAYETVRDIIYGLLQDESDKRIVREICYEVDISIQQHRFLSEFRMTGMPLLSDKLEKFLKILLSDYEEDDYKSQIINVLQDIIEIITQDVMVNGHEILERAHLQSGDIESDKKEQRFEKIDLSLTQNISWREKVVRLLLLLTVKESAINIPQSLEARRRMTFFANSLFMNMPDAPRVRDMLSFSVLTPYYKEDVLYSEEELNKENEDGITILFYLQRIYPEEWSNYCERVNDLKRNLSEKDKAEQLRQWVSYRGQTLSRTVRGMMYYRVALELQCFQEYTEENATNGGYLPSESNEDDRKAFSDRARALADLKFTYVVSCQVYGNQKKSSESRDRSCYNNILQLMLKYPSLRVAYIDEREETVNGKSQKVFYSVLLKGCDKLDEEIYRIKLPGPPTEIGEGKPENQNHAIIFTRGEALQTIDMNQDNYFEECFKMRNVLQEFDEGRRGKRNPTILGLREHIFTGSVSSLAWFMSNQETSFVTIGQRVLANPLRVRFHYGHPDIFDRIFHITRGGISKASKIINLSEDIFAGYNSTLRGGYVTHHEYIQAGKGRDVGMNQISFFEAKVANGNGEQTLSRDVYRLGRRFDFYRMLSFYFTTVGFYFSSMITVLTVYVFLYGRLYLVLSGLEKNILQSASVHESNALEQALAAQSVFQLGFLMVLPMVMEIGLEKGFRTALGDFIIMQLQLASVFFTFQLGTKAHYFGRTILHGGSKYRATGRGFVVFHAKFAENYRLYSRSHFVKGLELVILLVVYQVYGTSYRSSSTYMYITFSMWFLVTSWLFAPFIFNPSGFEWQKTVDDWTDWKRWMGNRGGIGIVLDKSWESWWDIEQEHLKHTNLRGRVLEILLALRFLLYQYGIVYHLNIARRHTTFLVYGLSWAILLSVLLVLKMVSMGRRKFGTDFQVMFRILKALLFLGFLSVMTVLFVVCGLTISDLFASILAFLPTGWAILLIGQALRSVFKGLGFWDSVKELGRAYEYIMGLVIFTPIAVLSWFPFVSEFQTRLLFNQAFSRGLQISMILAGKKDKETPSTKYLGHTEESFGLEHDTNTFNHYYLWT, encoded by the exons ATGGCGAGTACTAGTAGTGGTGGAAGAGGCGAAGATGGGCGGCCGCCGCAAATGCAGCCAGTTCGGTCTATGTCTCGGAAGATGACACGAGCTGGTACGATGATGATTGAGCATCCTAATGAAGATGAAAGACCAATTGACAGCGAGcttgttccttcttctctcgCTTCCATTGCTCCTATTCTTCGAGTTGCTAATGATATTGACCAAGATAACGCAAGGGTTGCTTACCTTT GTCGCTTCCATGCATTTGAGAAGGCTCATCGAATGGATCCAACATCAAGCGGACGAGGCGTTCGTCAATTTAAGACTTATCTATTGCACAAGCTAGAGGAG gAGGAAGAGATTACAGAACATATGTTGGCGAAGAGTGACCCAAGAGAAATTCAGCTCTACTATCAGACGTTCTATGAGAATAATATACAAGATGGAGAAGGGAAAAAGACACC GGAGGAGATGGCCAAGCTTTACCAGATAGCGACAGTCTTGTATGATGTTTTAAAGACAGTGGTTCCTCAAGCAAGAATTGACGACAAG ACCCTTAGGTATGCcaaagaagttgaaagaaagaaagaacagtATGAACACTACAACATTCTTCCGCTGTACGCTTTAGGGGCTAAAACTGCAGTAATGGAACTCCCTGAG ATTAAGGCGGCAATTCTTGCTGTCTGCAATGTGGACAATCTTCCTCGACCAAGATTCCATTCAGCCTCAGCTAACCTGGATGAAGTGGATAGAGAAAGAGGCAGATCTTTTAATGATATTCTCGAGTGGCTTGCTTTGGTTTTCGGTTTTCAG CGAGGAAATGTAGCTAATCAGAGGGAGCATCTTATACTGCTACTTGCCAACATCGATGTGAGGAAGAGGGATCTCGAGAATTATGTCGAG ataaagCCTAGCACCGTGCGGAAATTGATGGAAAAATACTTCAAGAATTACAATTCATGGTGCAAGTATTTGCGGTGTGACTCATATTTGAG GTTTCCTGCAGGTTGTGATAAGCAACAACTGAGCCTTCTGTATATCGGCCTTTATCTTCTCATATGGGGAGAAGCATCAAATGTCCGCTTCATGCCTGAATGCCTTTGCTACATTTTCCACAAT ATGGCCAATGAAGTCCATGGAATTCTGTTTGGCAATGTGTACCCTGTAACTGGGGACACATATGAGGCAGGTGCACCGGACGAAGAAGCATTCTTAAGGAATGTTATAACACCAATCTACCAGGTCTTACGCAAG GAAGTcaggagaaacaaaaatggaaaggCAAGCCATTCAAAATGGAGAAACTATGATGATCTGAATGAGTACTTTTG GGATAAGAGGTGTTTTAGGCTGAAATGGCCAATGAACTTTAAGGCAGATTTTTTCATCCACACTGATGAGATCTCGCAAGTTCCGAATCAG AGACATGACCAAGTGTCTCATGGAAAAAGGAAAcctaaaactaattttgttgaaGCTCGCACGTTTTGGAACCTCTATCGAAGTTTCGACCGAATGTGGATGTTCCTTGTATTGTCTCTACAG ACTATGATAATAGTTGCATGGCACCCGTCAGGATCTATTCTTGCCATTTTTACTGAGGATGTCTTTAGAAACGTGTTGACCATTTTCATAACTTCAGCTTTTCTCAATCTTCTACAAG CGACACTGGATTTAGTTCTTAGTTTTGGTGCTTGGAAGAGCCTAAAGTTTTCCCAAATTATGCGGTACATCACAAAATTTTTAATGGCAGCCATGTGGGCCATCATGTTGCCAATTACTTACTCGAAGTCAGTCCAGAATCCTACTGGACTAATAAAGTTCTTCAGCAGCTGGGTTGGGAGTTGGCTTCACCGGTCGTTATACGACTATGCTATTGCCTTGTATGTCTTACCAAATATTTTGGCTGCTGTGTTTTTCTTACTTCCACCTCTGCGGAGAATCATGGAGCGATCAAACATGCGGATTGTCACACTTATCATGTGGTGGGCTCAGCCAAAATTGTATATTGGTAGAGGAATGCATGAAGAAATGTTTGCACTTTTCAA GTATACATTCTTTTGGGTCATGCTGTTACTTAGCAAGCTCGCTTTCAGCTACTATGTGGAG ATATTACCACTTGTCAACCCAACTAAGTTAATATGGGATATGCATGTCGTAAATTACGAGTGGCATGAGTTCTTTCCAAATG CCACTCATAACATTGGGGTAATCATCGCCATATGGGGTCCAATTGTCTTG GTTTACTTTATGGATACGCAAATATGGTATGCCATATTCTCTACTCTTTTTGGAGGGATATATGGAGCCTTCAGCCATCTCGGGGAG ATACGCACACTTGGAATGTTGCGGTCCAGATTTAAAGTTGTTCCATCTGCTTTCTGTTCTAAACTTACACCGTTACCTCTAGGTCATGCAAAGAGAAAGCACTTG GACGAAACGGTGGACGAAAAAGACATTGCGAGGTTCTCACAGATGTGGAATAAGTTCATACATACTATGCGGGATGAAGATCTGATCAGCGATAG GGAAAGAGATTTGCTACTTGTACCTTCGTCTTCTGGAGATGTTACTGTTGTGCAATGGCCTCCTTTCTTGCTTGCTAGCAAG ATTCCAATAGCATTAGACATGGCTAAAGATTTCAAGGGAAAAGAGGACGTTGACttattcaagaaaatcaaaagcgAATACTATATGCATTACGCAGTGGTTGAGGCTTATGAAACCGTGAGAGACATAATATATGGCCTTCTTCAAGATGAATCTGATAAGAg GATTGTAAGGGAGATTTGCTACGAAGTAGATATTAGCATCCAACAACACAGATTTTTAAGTGAATTCCGGATGACTGGTATGCCTTTGCTCAGTGACAAGCTAGAGAAATTCTTAAAAATCCTG CTAAGTGATTATGAGGAAGATGATTACAAGTCTCAGATTATCAATGTTCTCCAGGATATTATTGAAATCATCACCCAGGATGTCATGGTTAACGGTCACGA AATCCTTGAAAGGGCTCATTTACAGAGTGGTGATATTGAAAGCgacaagaaagaacaaaggTTTGAAAAGATAGATCTTAGTTTGACTCAGAACATATCCTGGAGGGAAAAG GTTGTAAGacttttgttacttttgacTGTTAAAGAATCCGCAATAAATATCCCTCAAAGTTTGGAAGCTCGTCGTCGTATGACATTCTTTGCAAATTCCTTATTCATGAATATGCCAGATGCTCCCCGAGTTCGTGACATGTTATCCTTTAG TGTCTTAACTCCTTATTACAAAGAGGATGTTCTCTATTCGGAGGAAGAACTGAACAAGGAAAACGAAGATGGAataactattttgttttacctACAGAGGATATATCCTG AGGAATGGTCAAACTATTGCGAACGTGTAAATGATTTGAAACGCAACTTATCTGAGAAAGACAAGGCAGAGCAACTCCGCCAATGGGTATCTTATAGAGGCCAGACTCTTTCAAGGACAG TTAGGGGAATGATGTACTACAGAGTGGCTCTCGAACTTCAATGTTTCCAGGAATACACTGAAGAAAACG CTACCAATGGTGGCTATCTTCCCTCAGAATCAAATGAAGATGATCGAAAGGCTTTTAGTGACCGTGCACGAGCTCTTGcagatttaaaatttacatatgtCGTGTCCTGTCAGGTCTATGGGAACCAGAAAAAGTCAAGTGAAAGCCGAGACCGGAGTTGTTACAATAACATTTTACAGCTCATGCTAAA GTATCCGTCATTGCGTGTTGCCTATATAGATGAAAGGGAGGAGACAGTTAATGGAAAATCACAGAAAGTATTCTACTCTGTGCTACTCAAAGGATGTGACAAATTGGATGAG gAAATATATCGTATCAAACTTCCCGGCCCTCCCACTGAAATTGGTGAAGGAAAACCCGAGAATCAAAACCATGCCATCATTTTCACTCGCGGTGAAGCACTCCAGACCATAGACATGAACCAG GACAACTACTTTGAAGAGTGTTTCAAAATGAGAAACGTGCTACAAGAATTTGATGAAGGTCGACGTGGCAAGAGAAATCCTACAATTTTGGGTCTTCGTGAACACATATTTACTGGAAG TGTTTCTTCACTTGCTTGGTTCATGTCGAATCAAGAAACAAGTTTTGTAACCATTGGCCAACGTGTTCTGGCAAATCCTCTGAG GGTGCGTTTCCATTATGGCCATCCTGATATATTTGATAGAATCTTCCACATCACAAGAGGAGGCATTAGCAAGGCTTCAAAGATAATAAACTTAAGCGAAGATATCTTTGCAG GGTACAATTCAACTCTTCGTGGGGGTTACGTCACACATCACGAGTATATTCAAGCAGGGAAAGGTCGTGATGTAGGGATGAATCAGATTTCGTTTTTTGAAGCCAAAGTTGCGAATGGTAATGGAGAACAAACACTAAGTCGTGACGTTTACCGACTTGGACGCCGGTTTGATTTTTACAGGATGCTTTCATTCTACTTCACCACAGTTGGTTTCTATTTCAGTAGTATG ATAACGGTGCTCACGGTATATGTGTTCCTTTATGGGCGTCTTTATCTGGTATTGAGCggattagaaaaaaacatccTGCAAAGTGCAAGTGTACATGAGTCCAATGCCCTTGAGCAGGCACTAGCAGCCCAATCTGTTTTCCAGTTAGGTTTTCTGATGGTTCTACCAATGGTTATGGAAATTGGCCTAGAAAAAGGGTTTCGCACAGCCTTGGGTGATTTCATCATAATGCAGCTGCAGCTTGcctctgttttcttcacgTTTCAACTGGGAACGAAAGCGCATTACTTTGGAAGGACGATTTTGCATGGAGGCTCTAAGTACCGAGCAACTGGTCgaggttttgttgttttccatGCGAAGTTTGCAGAAAACTATAGACTATATTCGCGAAGCCATTTTGTTAAGGGACTGGAGTTGGTCATACTACTAGTTGTGTATCAAGTTTATGGAACTTCGTACCGTAGCTCAAGTACTTATATGTACATCACATTTTCAATGTGGTTCCTGGTGACTTCTTGGTTGTTTGCTCCATTTATATTCAACCCATCTGGGTTTGAGTGGCAAAAGACGGTGGACGATTGGACTGACTGGAAACGTTGGATGGGAAACCGCGGTGGCATAGGAATTGTTCTTGACAAAAGTTGGGAATCATGGTGGGATATAGAGCAAGAACATCTCAAGCACACAAATTTAAGAGGAAGGGTTCTAGAGATACTTCTCGCTCTGCGTTTTCTCCTTTACCAGTATGGAATTGTCTACCACCTCAACATCGCTCGCCGCCACACAACATTTCTG GTTTATGGACTCTCTTGGGCTATCTTGTTGTCAGTTCTTCTCGTGCTAAAG ATGGTATCAATGGGTAGACGGAAGTTTGGTACAGATTTTCAGGTTATGTTCAGGATTCTCAAGGCACTTCTCTTCCTTGGTTTCTTGTCAGTCATGACTGTATTATTTGTCGTCTGCGGCCTCACGATCTCGGATCTCTTTGCCTCCATCCTCGCTTTCTTACCTACTGGCTGGGCTATTCTTCTT ATCGGGCAAGCGCTGCGTAGCGTGTTCAAAGGATTAGGATTCTGGGACTCGGTGAAAGAGCTAGGGAGAGCTTACGAGTATATAATGGGGCTTGTGATATTCACACCCATTGCTGTCTTATCGTGGTTCCCATTTGTGTCTGAGTTCCAAACTAGATTACTGTTTAATCAAGCCTTCAGTCGCGGTCTGCAGATCTCTATGATTCTCGCCggaaagaaagacaaagagacACCTTCCACCAAGTA CCTAGGCCATACGGAAGAGTCCTTTGGACTTGAACATGATACAAATACCTTTAACCATTATTACCTTTGGACTTGA